In the Salinirubrum litoreum genome, one interval contains:
- a CDS encoding DUF4013 domain-containing protein: MFGDALSTPAKTSDAAVTVLIGGVLTLFATVGLVGLTVALVATPLALLAVPVALLPAFVLRGYYVAVLDAGAHREPGAPSIVRWGTLLSDGVKSVLVSAGYLLPAVLLVALGVAALVALVPPEVADPATSPSPSAVESSVSDARALGVLTVLVLGSLLLLGYALLYAYLRPAALAVFAVSGSLREAFRLGRVRAVAGTGDYAVGWLLAGLLLVVGGLFVVPLSVLLVGFFLLFYLQVVAHSLYGRGASDVLVPEAGSTGDDGADDTETADDPDEAADVDADDSDVDDSGDDGDLPSEWAVTSADTDEVDDDAGTDGAPDTDDQTDTDETTDSDHEAVDADDSLTDWDDVSAAVELSASADTDDANGTTAGAVQSAGGVSAAVQSGRGVTLDETDHAADEAPLDDSAADVAADPETETETETETDSKTDTDTETETDPFDWGPADGR; this comes from the coding sequence ATGTTCGGCGACGCCCTCTCGACGCCCGCGAAGACGAGCGACGCTGCCGTCACGGTGCTCATCGGGGGCGTTCTCACACTGTTCGCGACCGTGGGTCTGGTGGGTCTCACCGTCGCACTCGTCGCGACCCCACTCGCACTGCTCGCGGTCCCCGTCGCGCTCCTCCCAGCGTTCGTCCTCCGGGGGTACTACGTTGCAGTGCTCGACGCCGGCGCGCACCGCGAACCCGGCGCACCCTCTATCGTTCGCTGGGGAACGCTGCTCTCCGACGGCGTGAAGTCGGTACTCGTCAGCGCCGGCTACCTCCTTCCGGCGGTCCTCCTCGTCGCCCTCGGTGTCGCGGCGCTGGTCGCACTCGTCCCCCCGGAGGTCGCCGACCCGGCCACGTCGCCGTCGCCGTCGGCGGTCGAGTCCTCGGTCAGCGACGCTCGCGCGCTGGGTGTCCTCACGGTCCTGGTCCTCGGGAGTCTCTTACTGCTCGGGTACGCCCTCCTGTACGCCTACCTGCGACCGGCCGCCCTCGCGGTCTTCGCGGTCTCCGGCAGTCTGCGCGAGGCGTTCCGCCTCGGTCGGGTCCGGGCGGTCGCCGGCACCGGCGACTACGCCGTCGGCTGGCTACTTGCCGGGTTGCTCCTCGTCGTCGGTGGGTTGTTCGTCGTTCCCCTGTCGGTCCTGCTCGTCGGGTTCTTCCTCCTGTTCTACCTGCAGGTCGTCGCACACTCGCTCTACGGTCGGGGTGCCAGCGACGTGCTCGTTCCCGAGGCCGGGTCGACGGGAGACGACGGAGCAGACGACACAGAGACGGCAGACGACCCCGACGAGGCCGCAGACGTCGACGCGGACGACTCCGACGTCGACGACTCGGGCGACGACGGTGACCTCCCGAGCGAGTGGGCCGTGACGTCGGCCGACACCGACGAAGTGGACGACGACGCGGGTACCGACGGAGCGCCCGACACGGACGATCAGACCGACACCGACGAGACGACAGACTCGGATCACGAAGCGGTCGATGCCGACGACTCGCTCACCGACTGGGACGACGTGTCGGCCGCAGTCGAGTTGTCGGCGTCGGCCGACACCGACGACGCGAACGGTACCACGGCGGGCGCTGTCCAGTCTGCCGGCGGCGTCTCGGCGGCGGTCCAGTCTGGTCGCGGTGTCACACTGGACGAGACCGACCACGCCGCCGACGAGGCACCCCTCGACGACTCGGCGGCGGACGTCGCGGCCGACCCCGAGACCGAGACCGAGACCGAGACCGAGACCGACAGCAAGACCGACACCGATACCGAGACCGAGACCGACCCCTTCGACTGGGGACCGGCGGACGGCAGGTAA
- a CDS encoding FKBP-type peptidyl-prolyl cis-trans isomerase, with protein sequence MSEDQQAETADDAPEDASEESEEVTGIQDGDFVKLAYTVRTVEDGTVVDTTSKEVAEDAEIDTEDYDFSPRIIVVGAGHVFEGVDDALVGAEAGDTGTVDIPAEEAFGEFDPDDVRTISAEKIDEDDRYPGARVQIDGEQGHVETIIGGRARVDFNHPLAGEDLEYEYEIVEVVDDREEQAAGLLGMYLQQAPEVWIETDEVEEESQVEVESDDDDDEDAEPEFETVTETVEKETLYIEATPQMTMNQQWMFQKQQIAQDLMDRLDLDRVIVQETIDGMGGMMGGMGGMMGGMGGGGAPADVEEALDDVDVDADEIVEELEEGDLDEQ encoded by the coding sequence ATGAGTGAAGATCAGCAGGCCGAGACGGCCGACGACGCACCCGAGGACGCCAGCGAGGAGTCCGAGGAAGTAACGGGAATTCAGGACGGGGACTTCGTCAAACTCGCGTACACGGTCCGAACCGTCGAGGACGGGACGGTCGTGGACACCACGAGCAAGGAGGTCGCCGAGGACGCAGAGATCGACACCGAGGACTACGACTTCTCGCCGCGCATCATCGTCGTGGGCGCGGGCCACGTGTTCGAAGGCGTCGACGACGCCCTCGTCGGTGCGGAGGCCGGCGACACCGGCACGGTCGACATCCCCGCCGAGGAGGCGTTCGGCGAGTTCGACCCCGACGACGTGCGCACCATCTCCGCCGAGAAGATCGACGAGGACGACCGCTACCCCGGCGCGCGCGTCCAGATCGACGGCGAGCAGGGTCACGTCGAGACCATCATCGGCGGGCGCGCCCGCGTCGACTTCAACCACCCGCTGGCGGGCGAGGACCTCGAGTACGAGTACGAGATCGTCGAGGTCGTCGACGACCGCGAGGAGCAGGCCGCCGGTCTCCTCGGGATGTACCTCCAGCAGGCCCCCGAGGTCTGGATCGAGACCGACGAGGTCGAAGAGGAGAGTCAGGTCGAAGTCGAGTCCGACGATGACGACGACGAGGACGCAGAGCCGGAGTTCGAGACCGTGACGGAGACGGTCGAGAAGGAGACGCTCTACATCGAGGCCACGCCGCAGATGACGATGAACCAGCAGTGGATGTTCCAGAAACAGCAGATCGCGCAGGATCTGATGGACCGCCTCGATCTGGACCGCGTCATCGTGCAGGAGACCATCGACGGGATGGGTGGCATGATGGGCGGCATGGGCGGTATGATGGGCGGCATGGGCGGCGGCGGTGCCCCCGCAGACGTGGAGGAGGCACTCGACGACGTGGACGTCGACGCCGACGAGATCGTCGAGGAACTCGAAGAGGGCGACCTCGACGAGCAGTAA
- a CDS encoding hybrid sensor histidine kinase/response regulator: protein MTREIRVLHVDDSPEFADLTATYLERVDERFTVETATDGEDGLDRFRSATFDCVVSDHEMPGRSGIELLEAIREERPDVPFLLFTGKGSEEVASAAISAGVTDYLQKDGGTEQFTVLANRISNAVEQRRAREAAARTERRLRELSENTPDVLWMFSHDWSDLLFVNSAYEDVYGRPRAGLEADPSAFVDAVHPDDREIVESAMTTLSGGDEVEVEYRVDPNHDFERTVWVYGKPIVEDGEVVRVAGFSREITERKRREEQLAEERAINEQSLDALDDIYYLVGPDGDLRRWNETVVEVTGYADEELAALNVLELFDAADAERVYRAVENVLTAGSGRVEAKLITADGERVPYEFTGSRFVGPDGDLRGVIGVGRDVSERREYERELERQNARLADFAAVVSHDLRNPLNVASGRVDLAVERDDTGHLPPAVDALDRMEALIDDLLTVAHEGDLVSDIEAVSLRASAERSWATVETADATLDVRTDAVVRADDNALQQLFENLFSNAVTHAGRDARVVVAEHPDGFAVADDGPGIPPEDRASVFEATYSTASKGNGLGLAIVREVVEGHGWSVSVEESDAGGARFVFTGLDRQP from the coding sequence ATGACGCGTGAGATCCGGGTCCTCCACGTCGACGACTCGCCGGAGTTCGCCGACCTGACGGCGACGTACCTCGAACGAGTCGACGAGCGGTTCACCGTCGAGACGGCGACGGACGGCGAGGACGGACTCGACCGCTTCCGGTCGGCGACGTTCGACTGTGTCGTCTCCGACCACGAGATGCCCGGCCGGAGCGGGATCGAACTCCTCGAAGCGATCCGCGAGGAGCGCCCGGACGTTCCCTTCCTGCTGTTCACCGGGAAGGGAAGCGAGGAGGTCGCCAGTGCCGCCATCTCTGCTGGCGTCACCGACTATCTCCAGAAGGACGGCGGGACCGAGCAGTTCACCGTGCTCGCGAATCGCATCTCGAACGCGGTCGAACAGCGTCGGGCACGCGAGGCCGCGGCGCGCACGGAGCGCCGTCTCCGGGAACTCTCGGAGAACACGCCGGACGTGCTCTGGATGTTCTCACACGACTGGTCGGACCTCCTGTTCGTCAACTCCGCCTACGAGGACGTGTACGGTCGCCCACGCGCAGGACTCGAGGCGGACCCGAGTGCGTTCGTCGACGCGGTCCACCCCGACGACCGCGAGATCGTCGAGTCGGCGATGACGACACTCTCCGGCGGCGACGAGGTGGAAGTCGAGTATCGCGTCGACCCGAATCACGACTTCGAACGCACGGTCTGGGTGTACGGAAAGCCGATCGTGGAGGACGGCGAGGTCGTCCGCGTCGCCGGCTTCTCCCGGGAGATCACCGAACGCAAACGCAGAGAAGAGCAGTTGGCGGAAGAACGCGCGATCAACGAGCAGAGCCTGGACGCACTCGACGACATCTACTACCTCGTGGGGCCGGACGGCGACCTCCGGCGGTGGAACGAGACCGTCGTCGAGGTGACGGGCTACGCCGACGAGGAACTGGCCGCGTTGAACGTGCTGGAACTGTTCGACGCCGCAGACGCAGAACGTGTCTATCGAGCGGTCGAGAACGTGCTCACCGCCGGTTCCGGCCGTGTCGAAGCCAAACTCATCACGGCAGACGGCGAGCGCGTCCCCTACGAGTTCACCGGGTCGCGGTTCGTCGGGCCGGACGGCGACCTTCGGGGGGTGATCGGGGTCGGCCGCGACGTGTCGGAGCGCCGGGAGTACGAACGCGAACTCGAACGACAGAACGCGCGGCTGGCCGACTTCGCGGCGGTCGTCAGCCACGACCTCCGGAACCCGCTGAACGTCGCCAGCGGCCGTGTCGACTTGGCAGTCGAACGGGACGACACCGGTCACCTGCCGCCGGCGGTGGACGCACTCGACCGGATGGAAGCGCTGATCGACGACCTGCTCACGGTCGCCCACGAGGGCGATCTGGTCTCGGACATCGAGGCGGTGTCGCTCCGGGCGTCGGCCGAGCGCAGTTGGGCCACGGTCGAGACGGCCGACGCGACCCTCGACGTCCGGACCGACGCGGTCGTCAGAGCCGACGACAACGCGCTCCAGCAGTTGTTCGAGAACCTCTTCTCGAACGCGGTGACCCACGCAGGGCGGGACGCGCGAGTCGTCGTCGCGGAGCATCCGGACGGCTTCGCGGTCGCGGACGACGGGCCGGGTATCCCCCCCGAGGACCGAGCGTCGGTCTTCGAGGCGACCTACTCGACAGCCTCGAAGGGGAACGGACTCGGTCTCGCCATCGTCCGAGAGGTGGTCGAGGGCCACGGCTGGTCGGTCTCGGTCGAGGAGAGTGACGCGGGTGGCGCGCGGTTCGTGTTCACCGGGCTGGACCGACAGCCGTGA
- a CDS encoding mRNA surveillance protein pelota: MRITSRGYGEEGRERVTVVPENVDDLWHLSYVLEPGDLVEGDTTRRIQRNDDQMRDTGGEREHLHVTIEVEDVEFARFANRLRIGGVIVDTSREDQLGFHHTLNVEERAEITIEKHFKPDQTERLERAEEAAENPDVAIVTVEEGEAYIHTVAQYGTNEYASFTRPTGKGEYARPRNELFADLGSALSHLDVDAIILAGPGFTKQDARDYLEDEYPAVVELIGATVDTSGVGDRGVHEVLKRGAVSDVQKDTRIAREAELVDQLMEGIAQGTKVAYGIGEVAEAAEFGAVDQLLILDTRLREERQGEGDWDVDVNHVIETVEQKGGEVTVFSGEFQPGEQLKNLGGIAALLRYRLE; the protein is encoded by the coding sequence ATGCGAATCACGAGTCGGGGCTACGGCGAGGAGGGGCGCGAACGCGTCACCGTCGTCCCCGAGAACGTCGACGACCTCTGGCACCTCTCGTACGTCCTCGAACCCGGTGACCTCGTGGAAGGCGACACGACCCGCAGAATCCAGCGCAACGACGACCAGATGCGCGACACCGGCGGCGAGCGCGAACACCTCCACGTCACCATCGAGGTCGAGGACGTCGAGTTCGCCCGGTTCGCCAACCGACTCCGAATCGGTGGCGTCATCGTGGACACGTCGAGAGAGGACCAACTCGGGTTCCACCACACGCTGAACGTCGAGGAGCGCGCCGAGATCACCATCGAGAAACACTTCAAACCGGACCAGACGGAGCGACTGGAACGCGCCGAGGAAGCCGCCGAGAATCCGGACGTCGCCATCGTCACCGTCGAGGAGGGCGAGGCGTACATCCACACCGTCGCGCAGTACGGGACGAACGAGTACGCCTCGTTCACGCGCCCGACCGGGAAAGGCGAGTACGCCCGGCCCCGGAACGAACTGTTCGCGGACCTCGGCTCCGCGCTGTCGCATCTGGACGTGGACGCCATCATCCTCGCGGGACCGGGCTTCACGAAGCAGGACGCCCGCGACTACCTCGAAGACGAGTACCCTGCGGTCGTCGAACTCATCGGCGCGACCGTCGACACCTCCGGCGTCGGCGACCGTGGCGTTCACGAAGTCCTGAAGCGCGGCGCGGTCTCGGACGTACAGAAGGACACCCGCATCGCCCGCGAGGCGGAACTCGTGGACCAGTTGATGGAGGGGATCGCACAGGGGACGAAGGTCGCCTACGGCATCGGCGAGGTCGCCGAGGCCGCCGAGTTCGGCGCGGTGGACCAACTCCTCATCCTCGACACCCGTCTCCGCGAGGAGCGACAGGGCGAGGGCGACTGGGACGTGGACGTGAACCACGTCATCGAGACGGTCGAGCAGAAGGGCGGCGAGGTGACGGTCTTTTCCGGGGAGTTTCAGCCCGGCGAACAACTGAAGAACCTCGGCGGCATCGCGGCGCTCCTGCGCTACCGGCTGGAGTAG
- a CDS encoding DUF4013 domain-containing protein translates to MLREALGYPLRGDHAVETLLVGGLCHLLAAFVPVVPLLPVVGYLVCALDDRARSSRPDLSETTPPTFHDFRGILRRGLGGSLIVVAYLAVPTVVLVVTLGGTLSQSLGSVPGVGLSLGFYTASTVTLLVAVLFAYLLPAGLSAYAVGESLRSAFDPSAVRSVATDARYFVTWGVAVVVLSLAGVLFAPLNAVGAGFFLAFYAEVVAVGLWGRGVVRLGGDDSSPHER, encoded by the coding sequence ATGCTCCGGGAGGCACTGGGTTACCCACTGCGCGGCGACCACGCCGTCGAGACACTGCTCGTCGGCGGTCTCTGTCACCTGCTGGCCGCCTTCGTGCCGGTCGTTCCCCTCCTGCCGGTCGTCGGCTACCTCGTCTGCGCGCTGGACGACCGCGCCCGGTCGTCCCGGCCGGACCTCTCCGAGACGACGCCACCGACGTTCCACGATTTTCGGGGGATTCTCCGCCGTGGACTCGGCGGGTCGCTGATCGTCGTCGCCTATCTCGCGGTGCCGACAGTCGTGCTGGTCGTCACGCTCGGCGGGACGCTCTCACAGTCGCTCGGGAGCGTGCCGGGTGTCGGTCTCTCGCTCGGCTTCTACACCGCGAGTACGGTCACACTGCTCGTCGCCGTGCTCTTCGCGTATCTGCTCCCGGCGGGGCTGTCGGCCTACGCCGTGGGTGAATCGCTCAGGTCGGCGTTCGATCCGAGCGCGGTCCGGTCGGTCGCCACCGACGCGCGATACTTTGTCACGTGGGGTGTCGCGGTCGTCGTCCTCTCGCTGGCCGGGGTGCTGTTCGCGCCGCTGAACGCGGTCGGAGCCGGCTTCTTCCTCGCCTTCTACGCCGAGGTCGTCGCAGTCGGCTTGTGGGGTCGCGGTGTCGTTCGACTCGGCGGTGACGACTCGTCTCCGCACGAGCGATAG
- a CDS encoding DUF4013 domain-containing protein: MISESLNYLRNSDDAVKTVVIGGVLGFLSFLLIPTFLVLGYLMRVIRTSGAGDEQAPVFDDWGEMGIEGVKAFVVTFAWSLIPVAIASVLVFFGVLGVASNNSGLGAVGFLLLLVSALVTVVLSLALAYVLPAVLANFAHEGTIGAGFDFGTIRQVVTDREYARGWVYAFAVILGVAVVVGVINVIPLLGQLITFVLGPFAFFYASVAAYYIIGKTFAEVQTLDLREDNEMPDEQPVV; the protein is encoded by the coding sequence ATGATTAGCGAATCACTCAACTACCTTCGCAACAGCGACGACGCCGTCAAGACCGTCGTCATCGGCGGTGTACTGGGCTTCCTGAGCTTCCTCCTGATCCCGACCTTCCTCGTCCTCGGGTATCTGATGCGCGTGATCCGCACGTCGGGTGCCGGCGACGAGCAGGCCCCCGTCTTCGACGACTGGGGCGAGATGGGCATCGAGGGCGTGAAGGCGTTCGTCGTCACGTTCGCCTGGAGTCTGATCCCGGTCGCCATCGCCAGCGTGCTGGTGTTCTTCGGCGTCCTCGGGGTCGCCTCGAACAACTCCGGACTGGGAGCCGTCGGCTTCCTGCTCCTGCTCGTCTCGGCGCTCGTGACCGTCGTGCTCTCGCTTGCACTCGCGTACGTCCTGCCGGCCGTGCTGGCGAACTTCGCCCACGAGGGCACCATCGGCGCGGGCTTCGACTTCGGGACCATCCGGCAGGTCGTCACCGACCGCGAGTACGCTCGCGGCTGGGTGTACGCCTTCGCCGTCATCCTCGGTGTCGCGGTCGTCGTCGGCGTGATCAACGTGATCCCCCTGCTCGGGCAACTGATCACGTTCGTCCTCGGCCCGTTCGCGTTCTTCTACGCGTCGGTCGCCGCGTACTACATCATCGGCAAGACGTTCGCCGAGGTGCAGACGCTCGACCTGCGCGAGGACAACGAGATGCCCGACGAACAGCCGGTCGTCTGA
- the cyaB gene encoding class IV adenylate cyclase, translating to MYEVELKVRADHAAVRERLAELGATHVERVEQADTYYDAPHRDFAETDEALRVRRETVVSADDAETGSEDATEARVTYKGPLVDDTSKTRREFETGVGDGETMDSVLGGLGFEPAAVVEKTRDRYRLDDYVVTLDSVAGVGEFVEVEREVPEAEVAAAREGAFELLERLGLDPEETIRTSYLGMVLAEED from the coding sequence ATGTACGAGGTCGAACTGAAGGTTCGCGCCGACCACGCCGCCGTGAGAGAGCGACTCGCAGAACTCGGCGCGACACACGTCGAACGCGTCGAACAGGCCGACACCTACTACGACGCCCCGCACCGCGACTTCGCCGAGACCGACGAGGCGCTCCGGGTACGCCGGGAGACGGTCGTGTCGGCCGACGACGCCGAGACGGGGAGCGAGGACGCGACCGAGGCGCGCGTCACCTACAAGGGACCCCTCGTCGACGACACCTCGAAGACCCGCCGGGAGTTCGAGACCGGGGTCGGCGACGGCGAGACGATGGACTCGGTTCTCGGTGGACTCGGCTTCGAACCGGCCGCGGTCGTCGAGAAGACCCGCGACCGCTACCGACTCGACGACTACGTCGTCACCCTCGACTCGGTGGCCGGCGTCGGCGAGTTCGTCGAGGTGGAGCGCGAGGTCCCGGAAGCCGAGGTGGCGGCGGCCCGCGAGGGAGCCTTCGAACTCCTCGAACGACTCGGTCTCGACCCCGAGGAGACCATCCGGACCTCCTACCTCGGGATGGTGTTGGCCGAGGAAGACTGA
- a CDS encoding inositol monophosphatase family protein encodes MDELRTVAVEAVEAGGDYLAEQFRTGEVAGEYGTDDVKAVADREAESRVVDVIRRSFPEHAIHGEESGQNGQHRYEWVVDPLDGTNNFASGLPSFATAVAVLDDGDPIVSAIYEPLAADRYLAVAGEGATRNGEPLRADTDRDLRHGTLSFVVGLPAVRDDALRAQATQIGDALGEEAKRVVQTWSPCVDWGLVAAGRLEGIVCFHPDVYEQHAGALLADESGVASVSRDGLYVGSPDPAIRDRLLTVLDESA; translated from the coding sequence ATGGACGAACTTCGGACCGTCGCCGTCGAGGCCGTCGAGGCCGGCGGCGACTACCTCGCCGAGCAGTTCCGGACCGGCGAGGTCGCGGGCGAGTACGGCACGGACGACGTGAAGGCGGTCGCCGACCGGGAGGCCGAATCGCGGGTCGTGGACGTGATTCGCCGGTCGTTCCCCGAGCACGCGATCCACGGCGAGGAGTCCGGACAGAACGGTCAGCACCGCTACGAGTGGGTCGTCGACCCGCTCGACGGGACGAACAACTTCGCGTCCGGCCTCCCGTCGTTCGCCACGGCGGTCGCCGTGCTGGACGACGGCGACCCGATCGTCTCGGCCATCTACGAACCGCTCGCGGCGGACCGCTATCTCGCGGTCGCCGGCGAGGGCGCGACGCGGAACGGCGAGCCACTCCGGGCCGACACCGACCGCGACCTGCGCCACGGGACGCTCTCGTTCGTCGTCGGCCTGCCGGCCGTGCGGGACGACGCGCTCCGGGCGCAGGCGACACAGATCGGCGACGCACTCGGCGAGGAGGCGAAGCGGGTCGTCCAGACGTGGTCGCCCTGCGTGGACTGGGGGCTGGTGGCCGCCGGGCGACTGGAGGGCATCGTCTGTTTCCACCCGGACGTGTACGAGCAGCACGCCGGGGCGCTGTTGGCCGACGAGAGCGGCGTCGCGTCGGTCTCGCGGGACGGACTCTACGTCGGGTCGCCTGACCCGGCGATCCGGGACCGACTGCTGACCGTCCTCGACGAGTCGGCCTGA